In Sphingobacterium zeae, one genomic interval encodes:
- a CDS encoding lipopolysaccharide biosynthesis protein — MDNIKKEIVSGVFFTALAKYANLVISLVVTAVLARLLAPDQFGVVAIATVAIAFLNLIADFGLSPAVIQHKELDRKALGYLFSLSVYIAITLSVLFFLSAEIIEKWYAQPQLKPICQLLALSLFFSGITVVPNALFFRDRLFKSIALRSLLVQIIGGGLSIIAAFKGMGVYALILNPIFSSLLIFIISYLKYPLKFSLRFSFQPLRPLFSYSIFQFLFNIINYFSRNSDTLLIGKYLGMVPLGFYDKSYRLMSLPLQNITQVITPVIHPILSQRGKDKEYLYEANLKLTSLLSLIGFPLSVFLFYSAEELILLFFGPQWGLAIPSFKILSLTVGIQLILSSSGSIFQTAGDTKNLFICGLFSAVLNVAGILFGVFYAKSIDAVAMCLLVTFSVNFVQAYWLMYRTVFRRSMVGFFNSLWRPILFAIVLGFIFHLVIGYHLPDNLAFRLALKTGIYVLSMILMIWFGGYRNLLLIFLRKSSIQ, encoded by the coding sequence ATGGATAACATAAAAAAGGAAATCGTTTCTGGGGTATTTTTCACGGCATTGGCCAAATATGCGAATTTGGTGATTTCGCTGGTCGTTACCGCGGTTTTAGCACGATTGCTCGCACCAGATCAGTTTGGCGTAGTGGCCATAGCTACGGTGGCGATTGCTTTTCTAAATTTAATAGCGGATTTCGGACTGTCTCCTGCAGTTATACAGCACAAAGAGCTGGATCGAAAGGCATTAGGCTATTTATTTTCCCTTTCTGTATATATTGCTATCACTTTGTCAGTACTATTCTTTTTGTCTGCTGAAATTATTGAAAAATGGTATGCACAGCCCCAATTGAAACCAATCTGCCAATTGCTGGCGCTAAGCCTATTTTTTTCGGGAATTACCGTAGTTCCTAATGCCTTATTTTTTCGCGATAGGTTATTTAAATCGATCGCTTTACGAAGTTTACTTGTTCAAATTATCGGCGGCGGTCTATCGATAATTGCTGCCTTTAAAGGAATGGGGGTGTACGCGCTTATTTTAAATCCGATATTCTCATCGCTATTGATTTTTATTATTTCATATCTTAAGTATCCATTGAAATTTAGTTTACGTTTTTCATTTCAACCTCTTCGGCCTTTATTTTCTTATTCTATTTTTCAGTTTTTATTTAATATTATCAACTATTTCAGCAGAAATTCGGATACCCTATTAATTGGTAAATATCTGGGCATGGTACCGCTGGGATTCTATGATAAGTCTTATCGACTAATGTCATTGCCACTCCAAAACATTACGCAGGTGATTACACCAGTGATCCATCCGATATTAAGTCAGCGGGGAAAGGATAAAGAATATCTTTATGAAGCCAATCTAAAATTAACCAGCCTATTGTCGCTGATCGGATTTCCATTATCCGTTTTCCTGTTTTATTCAGCTGAAGAACTCATTTTATTATTTTTTGGACCGCAGTGGGGATTAGCTATTCCTTCTTTTAAAATATTGAGTCTAACGGTCGGGATCCAATTGATACTATCCTCATCGGGCTCCATTTTCCAAACAGCAGGAGATACTAAAAATCTTTTTATTTGCGGTTTGTTTTCGGCCGTATTAAATGTTGCGGGAATACTATTTGGTGTATTTTACGCTAAAAGTATCGACGCAGTGGCTATGTGTTTATTGGTTACATTTAGTGTCAATTTTGTACAGGCCTACTGGTTGATGTATCGTACGGTATTCAGACGGAGTATGGTTGGCTTTTTCAATAGCCTATGGCGGCCGATCTTATTTGCAATTGTACTCGGATTTATTTTTCATTTAGTCATAGGTTACCATTTGCCCGATAATTTGGCTTTTCGCTTAGCACTGAAAACTGGTATATATGTTTTATCTATGATCTTAATGATTTGGTTCGGAGGGTATCGCAATCTGCTGTTGATATTTTTACGTAAGTCATCAATACAGTAA
- a CDS encoding glycosyltransferase, whose translation MNERPLISIIMPVYNTAMYVDQAIQSIIHQEYADVELILINDGSTDQSLSILEKWSSCDNRVKLFSQENQGLSAARNRGLSLANGQYIYFMDSDDLLRADALSMCLHYCEKKDLDFVYFDASVFADNSDSSILKDFNYSRQKIPAYTVFSGPDALQQQLNTDDFFSSACMYLIRKDILDRNGFGFEPAIVHEDELFTVLLYLAAARVAYIPEQFFHRRVRPDSIMTSRLKLFNITCYFTVARRLREYGRKYSDSRQIIELYLHRMLNAVVWKAHVLSTADRWKVFLLVLTHWRRYVSFKTIGVLLFKKGFLHG comes from the coding sequence ATGAATGAAAGACCGTTGATTAGCATTATAATGCCTGTTTATAATACAGCTATGTATGTTGATCAGGCTATACAGAGTATTATTCATCAGGAATATGCTGATGTTGAACTTATACTGATCAACGATGGTTCGACCGATCAAAGTCTCTCCATACTGGAAAAATGGAGCTCATGTGATAACCGTGTCAAATTATTTTCCCAGGAAAATCAAGGCCTATCTGCTGCCAGAAATAGAGGCCTTTCTCTTGCGAACGGCCAGTATATTTATTTTATGGATAGTGATGATCTGCTGCGTGCAGATGCACTATCCATGTGTTTGCATTATTGTGAAAAGAAAGACCTCGATTTTGTTTATTTTGATGCTTCGGTTTTTGCGGATAATTCAGATAGCTCCATACTAAAGGATTTTAATTATTCCCGACAAAAAATACCGGCTTATACTGTTTTTAGTGGGCCGGATGCATTGCAACAGCAACTGAACACAGACGACTTTTTCTCTTCAGCTTGTATGTATTTAATTCGTAAAGACATACTTGATCGTAATGGATTTGGATTTGAACCCGCTATCGTGCATGAGGATGAGTTATTTACAGTCTTATTGTATCTAGCGGCAGCTCGAGTTGCTTATATACCAGAGCAATTTTTCCACAGGCGTGTTAGGCCGGATTCTATTATGACAAGCCGATTAAAACTTTTTAATATAACATGTTACTTCACAGTTGCCCGGCGTTTGAGGGAGTACGGACGAAAGTATTCGGATAGCAGACAAATTATTGAGTTGTATCTGCATCGTATGTTGAACGCAGTGGTATGGAAAGCACATGTGCTATCGACCGCTGACCGCTGGAAAGTATTTCTGTTGGTTTTAACGCATTGGCGAAGATATGTTTCATTTAAAACGATCGGAGTTCTACTGTTTAAGAAAGGCTTTTTGCATGGATAA
- a CDS encoding acyltransferase, with product MKAYIHNHPQFKRLLHWFIMSPVRTRPRWYVRMLQFFYVKRGAGSVIYRSVRRDLVPFRKCAIGSRSVVESFAVLNNAVGDLFIGDNSRIGISNTIIGPVTIGNKVNIGQNVLISGLNHAYEDVTKAIADQGVSTAPVTIADDVWIGGNVVILAGISIGEHAVIGAGSVVTKDVPPYSVVVGNPAKIVKKYDFNLNAWIKP from the coding sequence ATGAAAGCGTACATTCATAATCATCCTCAGTTTAAGCGCTTACTGCACTGGTTTATCATGAGTCCTGTGCGTACACGGCCGCGCTGGTATGTTCGTATGCTGCAGTTTTTTTATGTTAAACGTGGGGCGGGTTCAGTGATTTATCGTAGTGTACGCCGTGATCTGGTTCCTTTCCGTAAGTGTGCTATAGGATCCCGATCCGTGGTCGAGTCATTTGCTGTATTGAATAACGCTGTCGGCGACTTGTTTATCGGCGACAATAGCCGAATAGGAATTTCGAACACGATCATTGGGCCAGTGACAATTGGTAATAAAGTGAATATCGGTCAAAATGTTCTTATTTCAGGATTAAACCACGCATATGAAGATGTGACCAAAGCTATTGCAGACCAAGGAGTCAGCACCGCTCCAGTGACGATTGCTGACGATGTCTGGATCGGTGGAAATGTGGTTATTCTAGCAGGTATTAGCATAGGTGAACATGCTGTAATAGGTGCGGGCTCCGTGGTTACAAAAGATGTTCCGCCATATAGTGTTGTCGTTGGAAACCCGGCCAAAATTGTGAAGAAGTACGATTTTAATCTTAATGCCTGGATCAAACCATGA
- a CDS encoding glycosyltransferase family 4 protein, giving the protein MDFVALEVIRALQKLDTFNRYIIAVGPGEDRCLEGSANFEIKVLESSNYFIWEQLLLPKLIKTSNADILHCTSNTAPLGLSIPLVLTLHDIIFMEKKIGSNSSMYQNLGRIYRRWVVPRVLKKVHTVITVSNFEKRNIEAAFPHLQKKIITVYNGVSSRFKSMDIPSESTFLKLEKGAFWLLLGNTDPKKNLRNTLMAYAFYLERSKYKKRLLLADLDHTYLEKLLKEFDLLAIKDFIVVEEYIAHDKLVEVYNDAFAFLYPSIRESFGLPLLEAMACGIPVVTSNTSAIPEVAGDNVVYTDPMDIKSIAAGMLKLEDEPQLYSSLVSKGLARSEAFSWQHTGKHTLAIYESVHS; this is encoded by the coding sequence ATGGATTTTGTGGCTTTGGAAGTAATCCGTGCGCTTCAAAAGTTGGATACCTTTAACCGGTATATTATTGCTGTCGGACCGGGAGAGGACCGCTGTTTGGAAGGTTCAGCAAATTTTGAGATTAAAGTTTTGGAAAGCTCCAACTATTTTATTTGGGAGCAACTTCTTTTACCTAAACTTATTAAAACCAGCAATGCGGATATCCTGCACTGTACCTCCAACACTGCGCCATTGGGATTGTCTATTCCGCTGGTACTTACGTTGCACGATATCATCTTTATGGAGAAAAAGATTGGTAGCAATTCGTCCATGTACCAAAATTTGGGCCGTATCTATAGGCGTTGGGTCGTGCCACGTGTATTGAAAAAGGTTCATACCGTGATCACTGTCTCTAACTTTGAAAAAAGAAATATCGAAGCGGCCTTTCCGCATCTACAGAAAAAAATTATCACGGTCTATAATGGTGTAAGTTCACGATTTAAATCGATGGATATACCTTCGGAAAGCACATTTTTAAAGCTCGAGAAGGGGGCTTTTTGGCTTCTTTTAGGTAATACCGATCCCAAAAAAAACCTGAGGAATACCTTGATGGCTTATGCTTTTTATTTGGAGAGAAGCAAATACAAGAAAAGGTTGCTCCTGGCCGATTTAGACCACACGTATTTGGAAAAGCTATTAAAAGAATTCGATTTGTTGGCGATAAAAGATTTTATTGTGGTCGAAGAATATATAGCTCATGACAAATTGGTTGAAGTTTACAATGATGCTTTTGCTTTTTTGTATCCTTCTATTCGGGAAAGCTTTGGACTTCCCTTGCTTGAAGCTATGGCTTGTGGCATACCTGTGGTTACTTCCAATACATCGGCTATTCCTGAGGTAGCCGGGGATAATGTGGTATATACAGACCCGATGGATATCAAATCCATTGCTGCAGGCATGTTGAAATTGGAAGATGAACCACAGTTATATAGCTCCCTTGTTAGTAAAGGTTTAGCGCGAAGTGAAGCTTTTAGTTGGCAACATACCGGGAAACATACATTAGCAATATATGAAAGCGTACATTCATAA
- a CDS encoding glycosyltransferase: METVLFIIETLIFIPFLVWIMYFFVFAVGFRIPKKLFFERSNIQHRFLIIFPAYKEDAVIVDSIHSFLKQDYPKELFEIIVVSDSMTRETNHELENLGVRILIPTYEKRSKAAALNLTMNVINEEDFDGVVILDADNLVSPNYLALVNDCFASGAVAIQTHRIAKNSNTDTAYLDGISEEINNSIFRQGHVNLGLPAALTGSGMLFEIKWFKDTMAKISSMGEDKELEYYLLLDKIFTVYLEDVYVLDEKVQNRRDLSNQRKRWIAAQIDTFLNTLKRFRTIIRTRNWPMFDKLIQWSIPPRIILLGMVPILGCIVYLVAPALAYKWLILYGLFIVSLGLAIPNRFYTRRTLLCFLKLPFIFMAILRSFMGIKSGRNTFVHTPHGEKKEDYSN; encoded by the coding sequence ATGGAAACGGTTTTGTTTATTATTGAAACATTGATTTTTATTCCATTCCTGGTCTGGATCATGTATTTCTTTGTTTTTGCAGTCGGCTTTCGCATTCCGAAGAAATTATTCTTTGAACGATCGAATATTCAACATCGATTCCTTATCATATTTCCAGCATATAAGGAGGATGCAGTAATCGTTGATAGCATACACTCTTTTTTAAAACAGGACTATCCAAAAGAGCTTTTCGAAATTATCGTTGTTTCTGATAGTATGACGAGAGAGACAAACCACGAACTTGAAAATTTAGGCGTTCGAATACTAATTCCTACGTATGAAAAAAGATCCAAAGCAGCTGCTCTAAATCTGACAATGAACGTTATCAACGAAGAAGATTTTGATGGCGTTGTTATATTGGATGCTGATAATTTAGTTTCTCCAAATTATCTAGCACTCGTCAACGATTGCTTTGCATCTGGCGCGGTTGCCATCCAAACACATCGCATAGCAAAAAATAGCAATACCGATACCGCATATCTCGATGGGATCAGTGAGGAAATAAATAATTCAATTTTTAGGCAGGGGCATGTGAACCTGGGTTTGCCCGCCGCATTGACGGGCTCGGGCATGTTGTTTGAAATCAAGTGGTTTAAAGATACGATGGCTAAAATAAGCTCCATGGGTGAGGATAAAGAGCTGGAGTATTATTTGCTTTTAGATAAGATATTTACCGTTTATTTGGAAGATGTGTATGTACTAGACGAGAAAGTACAGAACCGTCGCGATCTGTCCAACCAGCGAAAAAGATGGATTGCTGCTCAAATTGACACTTTTTTGAATACTTTGAAGCGATTTCGTACAATAATTCGGACCCGCAACTGGCCTATGTTCGACAAACTGATCCAATGGTCGATTCCGCCCCGCATTATTTTGCTCGGAATGGTTCCTATTTTGGGCTGTATCGTCTATTTGGTAGCTCCAGCATTGGCCTATAAATGGCTTATACTCTATGGCTTGTTTATCGTGTCACTTGGTTTGGCTATACCAAATAGATTTTATACGCGCAGGACATTGCTCTGCTTTTTAAAATTACCATTTATTTTTATGGCAATCTTACGTAGCTTTATGGGCATCAAATCGGGACGTAATACTTTTGTGCATACACCGCATGGCGAAAAAAAAGAAGACTATAGTAATTGA
- a CDS encoding glycosyltransferase family 2 protein produces MTSEPYKISFITVNYNGLADTISLLESILNARLSFAYEVIVIDNGSLKDEYSLIKHQFPNIKGYYNRMNLGFAGGNNLGLEIATGEFIYFLNNDTLLPENADSEILGMLEVFALDLQVGGISPKIMYYQPKRMIQFAGCTPLTSITLRNKQIGYREMDKGQYDTSMEIPYLHGAAMVVPNRIIREIGMMSELFFLYYEELDWSCRINKKYKLVYFAAAHIYHKESASTGQDSALKTFYLTRNRLLFAYRNRSGISRILAVFYLIGIANSIRLIKFVFSGMWSHIGAVYSGTWSGIKLFSKKNLS; encoded by the coding sequence ATGACATCAGAACCGTATAAAATATCTTTTATTACGGTCAATTACAATGGATTGGCTGATACCATTTCCCTATTGGAAAGTATTCTGAATGCAAGACTATCTTTTGCATATGAGGTTATTGTCATCGATAATGGTTCGTTAAAAGATGAATATAGTCTGATCAAACATCAATTTCCTAATATCAAAGGCTATTATAACCGAATGAACCTGGGATTTGCAGGAGGAAATAACTTGGGGCTGGAAATAGCTACTGGCGAGTTTATTTATTTCTTAAATAATGATACACTGCTTCCAGAAAACGCCGATAGCGAAATTTTGGGCATGTTAGAAGTATTTGCGCTAGATTTACAAGTAGGTGGAATTTCACCTAAGATAATGTATTATCAACCCAAGAGAATGATCCAATTTGCCGGGTGTACACCGCTGACATCAATTACCCTACGTAATAAACAGATCGGTTATCGGGAGATGGATAAAGGCCAATATGATACAAGCATGGAGATTCCCTATTTGCATGGTGCAGCTATGGTGGTACCCAACAGAATTATCAGAGAAATTGGTATGATGTCGGAGCTTTTCTTTCTTTACTATGAGGAGTTGGACTGGAGCTGCCGGATCAATAAAAAGTATAAATTAGTGTATTTTGCAGCTGCCCATATCTATCATAAAGAAAGCGCTTCCACGGGCCAGGACTCCGCATTAAAAACATTTTATCTGACACGTAACCGCTTGTTATTTGCTTATCGAAATAGGTCGGGGATAAGCCGGATTTTGGCTGTTTTTTATCTTATTGGGATAGCGAATAGCATAAGATTGATTAAATTTGTTTTTTCGGGTATGTGGAGTCATATTGGTGCAGTATATTCAGGGACATGGTCTGGGATTAAATTATTTTCTAAAAAGAATCTAAGCTGA
- a CDS encoding O-antigen ligase family protein, producing the protein MMQYDHIKSMITNRHLLLLFLILGGLAGTCIFIFAGVSLAVLFYMLPVFLLVIMVLLSSPISCFFLLYIVSYLVMGFGRYITFPLPVGVILDLLILFNFLSLALHFIRGNSLGKVHFNTFLLISIFWMLYCMLEIINPMSTFANWITTVRSIGMHIVLFQLLVFISLDNISKLRLFFKVWGILVLLGALKAIGQKYIGLDRFETAWLYTFGAHTHVIYSGIRYFSFFSDAANFGCHMGLAVVFFTILAIYEKQGKRRFLYIVIVAFAAYGLMISGTRAAIAVPFAGFAFFIILVKEWKWVIFGLSLLIMAFAFFNLTTIGNSSSDIRRMRTAFSFSKDASFNVRLENQKKMRTFMGDHPFGIGLGGSKHANEGDAIHGIATDSSFVFIWVETGIFGLICYIILCLTILGYGTYYVLFRVKDRRIKSIAMASTAGLAGIMVAGYANEVLHQMPTGQTVYILMGVIMLSPYLDKKLSDDIRTV; encoded by the coding sequence ATGATGCAGTATGATCATATAAAATCGATGATAACCAATCGGCATTTGCTCCTGCTGTTCCTCATACTCGGGGGATTGGCAGGAACTTGCATTTTTATTTTTGCTGGTGTGTCATTGGCTGTGCTGTTCTATATGTTGCCTGTATTTCTATTGGTTATTATGGTGCTGCTGTCTTCGCCAATAAGTTGTTTCTTTCTATTGTATATTGTATCCTACCTAGTGATGGGTTTTGGACGCTATATCACATTTCCACTTCCAGTAGGCGTCATACTTGATCTTTTGATCTTATTTAATTTTCTCTCGCTAGCTTTACATTTTATTAGAGGAAATTCCTTAGGGAAAGTACACTTTAATACTTTTCTCCTGATCTCCATCTTTTGGATGCTTTATTGTATGCTGGAGATTATAAATCCAATGTCAACTTTTGCGAACTGGATTACGACAGTCCGTAGCATTGGGATGCATATTGTCTTATTTCAATTATTGGTGTTTATTAGTCTGGATAACATTTCCAAATTGCGTTTATTTTTTAAAGTTTGGGGCATCCTTGTTCTTTTGGGAGCTTTAAAGGCGATAGGCCAAAAGTATATCGGTTTAGACCGATTCGAGACTGCTTGGCTATATACATTCGGCGCTCATACGCATGTTATTTATAGTGGGATCCGTTACTTTTCATTTTTCAGTGATGCGGCAAATTTTGGCTGCCATATGGGCTTGGCTGTGGTATTTTTTACGATCTTAGCTATTTATGAGAAGCAGGGAAAAAGACGTTTTCTTTATATAGTTATTGTGGCTTTTGCGGCTTACGGGCTAATGATATCCGGGACAAGGGCCGCTATTGCTGTTCCTTTTGCAGGCTTTGCTTTCTTCATTATTCTTGTAAAAGAGTGGAAGTGGGTAATCTTTGGTCTTTCTTTATTAATAATGGCTTTTGCTTTCTTTAATTTAACGACCATTGGCAATAGCAGTTCCGATATCCGTCGTATGCGGACGGCTTTCTCTTTTTCAAAGGATGCTTCCTTTAATGTTCGCTTGGAGAACCAGAAAAAAATGCGAACCTTTATGGGTGACCATCCTTTTGGTATAGGATTGGGCGGGTCTAAACATGCGAATGAAGGAGATGCAATACATGGTATCGCAACAGATTCTTCCTTCGTTTTTATATGGGTAGAAACGGGGATCTTCGGTCTTATTTGCTATATTATTTTATGTCTCACGATATTGGGATATGGCACATATTACGTACTATTTCGAGTGAAAGATAGGCGGATCAAGTCTATTGCAATGGCTTCTACAGCCGGACTTGCAGGAATTATGGTTGCGGGATATGCGAATGAAGTGCTTCATCAAATGCCTACTGGGCAGACCGTATACATTCTAATGGGGGTTATTATGCTTTCGCCTTATTTGGACAAAAAATTGAGCGATGACATCAGAACCGTATAA
- a CDS encoding TolC family protein: protein MNLLLKRAFLLLNLVTASLLLKAQSVMDPTDMVDFTKLKLPPLETLYQNAKQSPGVEMYEAKMEAQANQLITEKRSWLKYFRVGGSWQYGNIAINSAFTNEYTPLFYQSSGVTQSSYYGTAGVNIPLDDLFDRGNKIKRQKMEQRFTQLELDKWLDEQRIRIVNSYTKVKTALSTLKKKIEDYNIALANYKMTENEFKSGNANISDLNTAKKLETEAYEILKTNESIITNEILTLEILSKTKIISQ from the coding sequence ATGAACTTATTGCTTAAAAGGGCTTTTTTGCTGTTAAATTTAGTTACAGCAAGCCTATTGCTAAAAGCACAATCTGTGATGGACCCAACGGATATGGTTGATTTTACAAAGCTTAAACTTCCGCCTTTGGAAACCCTTTATCAAAATGCCAAGCAAAGTCCAGGAGTGGAAATGTATGAGGCAAAAATGGAGGCTCAGGCTAATCAGTTGATAACAGAAAAGAGAAGCTGGTTAAAATATTTCAGGGTTGGTGGATCTTGGCAGTATGGCAATATCGCGATTAATTCAGCGTTCACGAATGAATATACTCCTCTTTTCTATCAGTCTTCTGGCGTAACCCAAAGCTCCTATTACGGAACTGCCGGAGTGAATATTCCTTTGGATGATCTCTTCGATCGAGGCAATAAAATCAAACGTCAGAAGATGGAACAGCGATTTACGCAGCTGGAATTGGACAAATGGCTTGATGAGCAACGTATCCGTATCGTCAACTCCTATACGAAAGTAAAAACAGCTCTTTCTACACTCAAGAAAAAAATTGAAGATTACAATATCGCCTTAGCGAATTACAAAATGACTGAGAATGAATTTAAGTCAGGCAATGCAAATATAAGCGATCTTAATACAGCAAAGAAGTTGGAGACAGAGGCTTATGAAATTCTGAAAACCAACGAATCTATTATTACCAATGAAATCCTTACCTTAGAAATCCTGAGTAAGACAAAAATTATAAGCCAATAG
- a CDS encoding sugar transferase: MPQYSDYIYFGDNLETFDYFHQQVQEILGVELKFFDSFEAMDMYFQEHEGQFFSVVFYEKSKSLNKDLSRLTKVVEHGKDTLLILIGNDLSRFEKQSYFEAGITNTINPRAHVDVFESVRKYIKLYFEATAQTEKFEGNHTSFPQLGIPLGKRLFDIVVSSLLILLLSPILIIAYLAVKIESKGSAVYKSKRIGSGYYMFDFYKFRSMYPDADKRLKEYMALNQYADASLSVNRSTVTTMISDGDAHLFTTDELRDVLIDDDTVVKSSDSAGRQKKAAFFKLEKDPRVTKVGRILRKYSIDELPQLFNVLKGDMSIVGNRPLPLYEAEMLTTDDSVERFMAPAGITGLWQVEKRGDNGSMSDQERIKLDIDYAQHYSVWMDLKILYKTFSAFIQKADV; the protein is encoded by the coding sequence ATGCCTCAATATAGCGATTATATATACTTTGGTGATAATCTCGAAACTTTTGATTATTTTCATCAACAAGTCCAAGAGATATTGGGCGTGGAATTGAAGTTTTTTGATTCATTCGAAGCCATGGATATGTATTTTCAAGAACATGAAGGGCAGTTTTTTTCTGTGGTCTTCTATGAAAAAAGCAAAAGCTTAAATAAAGACCTATCGAGGTTGACAAAGGTTGTCGAGCATGGAAAAGATACATTACTGATCTTGATTGGAAATGATCTTTCCCGTTTTGAGAAGCAATCTTATTTTGAGGCTGGTATCACAAATACAATTAATCCACGTGCACATGTGGATGTTTTTGAATCGGTTAGAAAATATATTAAACTTTATTTCGAAGCGACAGCACAGACTGAAAAATTTGAAGGCAATCATACATCTTTTCCTCAATTAGGAATTCCTTTAGGAAAAAGATTATTTGATATAGTAGTGTCTTCACTTTTAATCCTTCTACTATCACCGATATTGATAATTGCTTATCTAGCTGTTAAGATTGAAAGTAAAGGTTCGGCAGTCTACAAGTCGAAACGGATAGGATCTGGCTATTATATGTTTGATTTTTATAAATTCAGATCCATGTATCCCGACGCTGACAAGCGTTTAAAAGAGTATATGGCACTTAATCAATATGCAGATGCATCGCTAAGTGTTAATCGTAGCACTGTGACCACTATGATAAGCGATGGTGATGCGCATCTTTTTACGACGGATGAGCTACGTGACGTACTTATAGATGATGATACGGTTGTAAAAAGTTCTGATAGTGCTGGAAGACAAAAAAAGGCGGCTTTCTTTAAACTTGAGAAAGATCCACGTGTAACCAAGGTCGGGCGTATTCTCCGTAAATATAGCATTGATGAACTGCCCCAGTTGTTTAATGTACTTAAAGGCGATATGTCTATTGTGGGAAATAGGCCCTTGCCACTCTATGAAGCCGAGATGCTGACGACAGACGATAGTGTGGAGCGATTTATGGCTCCGGCGGGTATAACGGGCCTATGGCAGGTTGAAAAGCGGGGCGATAATGGAAGTATGTCCGATCAGGAAAGAATAAAACTGGATATTGACTATGCACAGCATTATTCGGTCTGGATGGATTTAAAAATATTGTATAAAACGTTTTCCGCATTCATCCAAAAGGCGGATGTTTAA
- a CDS encoding response regulator: protein MKKKILIIDDKPAIGQLITLYLNADYDFRFFSNAIDAYNWLKEGNVVDLILSDYTMPEMNGYDLLLMIKQNEFLKTIPVIFLSGEDNSNTRISLLEAGADDFILKPFNPLELKLRIKKALK, encoded by the coding sequence ATGAAAAAGAAGATTCTAATAATTGACGACAAACCAGCAATTGGTCAATTAATTACACTTTATTTAAATGCAGATTATGACTTTCGTTTCTTTAGTAATGCTATCGATGCATACAATTGGCTCAAGGAAGGGAATGTAGTTGACTTAATTTTATCAGATTATACCATGCCAGAAATGAATGGGTACGATTTGCTGCTTATGATCAAGCAAAATGAATTTCTGAAGACTATTCCAGTAATCTTTTTGTCAGGCGAGGATAATTCCAATACCCGGATCAGCTTGCTTGAAGCTGGGGCCGATGATTTTATCTTAAAACCGTTCAATCCGCTTGAATTAAAGTTGCGGATTAAAAAAGCATTAAAATAA